Proteins encoded within one genomic window of Haloarchaeobius salinus:
- a CDS encoding NAD(P)/FAD-dependent oxidoreductase produces the protein MQPAGPNAATGRTRQHDRHHYRTDGGASLADSYDVVVGGSGMSSSTTAMILARHGLDVAMIEAGSHPRFAIGEAMLPQSSMWMWIVGEYHDIPEIQYLSDANEIVDNITPSCGVKHSIGFAYHEPDRPVTGDHVHQLIPPNLPFYSESHLLREDVDHYLVESARKYGVEYVDETAIVDVDIGEDEVTVTTDRGTIEATFYVDGTGGSSVLAEGMGYREDAPELETDSRAIFTHVEGLAPFDELLAADARPEQSNRLHDGTLHHVFDGGWMWIIPFDNFERSEATKASVGLVLDRDQHPVDESVDAETEARRILAEFPDIQRHLDSADPVLPWVRTGRLQRSASRSSGHRHYLTNNTYGFVDPLYAIGLVNTFESVFVSTSLLLDAFEADDFSAERFAPIDEMHRRQLATNDRLISNAYKSMGDFRTWNAWTQMWLGQVLFHDLYIQRHCLNYLESGETTAFDPLLEEQSPGDGAPFAGQKAVMHRTMADVLDAYSGGEMGASEAADRMFGEMRRADWLPKHVYDWGDERARHVDFSDPELVGALIEWGKTDSPDRLRENLFDFDVPEMA, from the coding sequence ATGCAACCGGCAGGACCGAACGCGGCCACCGGCCGTACTCGACAGCACGACCGACACCACTACCGGACAGACGGCGGCGCGTCGCTCGCAGACTCGTACGACGTCGTCGTCGGGGGATCCGGGATGTCTTCGTCGACCACCGCGATGATACTGGCGAGACACGGGCTCGACGTGGCGATGATCGAGGCCGGGTCGCACCCACGGTTCGCCATCGGCGAAGCGATGCTCCCCCAGAGTTCGATGTGGATGTGGATCGTCGGGGAGTACCACGACATTCCGGAGATCCAGTACCTCAGCGACGCGAACGAGATCGTGGACAACATCACCCCCTCGTGTGGGGTCAAACACTCGATCGGCTTCGCCTATCACGAGCCGGACCGGCCGGTGACGGGGGACCACGTCCACCAGCTGATTCCCCCGAACCTGCCGTTCTACAGCGAGAGCCACCTGCTTCGCGAGGACGTCGATCACTACCTCGTCGAGTCCGCCCGGAAGTACGGTGTGGAGTACGTCGACGAGACCGCGATCGTCGACGTGGACATCGGTGAGGACGAGGTGACGGTGACGACCGACCGCGGAACCATCGAGGCGACGTTCTACGTCGACGGGACCGGTGGGAGCTCCGTCCTCGCGGAAGGGATGGGGTATCGCGAGGACGCTCCGGAACTGGAGACCGACTCCCGGGCGATATTCACGCACGTCGAAGGCCTGGCCCCGTTCGACGAGCTGCTCGCGGCAGACGCTCGACCCGAGCAATCCAACCGTCTCCACGACGGGACGCTCCACCACGTCTTCGACGGCGGGTGGATGTGGATCATCCCGTTCGACAACTTCGAACGGTCCGAGGCGACGAAGGCCAGCGTCGGCCTGGTTCTGGACCGAGACCAGCATCCCGTCGACGAGTCCGTGGACGCCGAGACGGAGGCCCGGCGCATCCTCGCCGAGTTCCCGGACATCCAGCGCCACCTCGACTCGGCGGACCCGGTGCTGCCGTGGGTCCGGACCGGTCGACTCCAGCGCAGCGCCAGCCGGTCGTCGGGTCACCGACACTACCTGACCAACAACACCTACGGGTTCGTCGACCCGCTCTACGCGATCGGCCTGGTCAACACCTTCGAGTCCGTCTTCGTCTCCACCTCCCTCCTGCTGGACGCGTTCGAGGCGGACGACTTCTCGGCCGAGCGCTTCGCGCCCATCGACGAGATGCACCGCCGACAGCTCGCGACCAACGACCGCCTCATCAGCAACGCGTACAAGTCCATGGGCGACTTCCGGACCTGGAACGCGTGGACGCAGATGTGGCTTGGACAGGTCCTGTTCCACGACCTCTACATCCAGCGTCACTGCCTCAACTACCTCGAATCGGGGGAGACGACCGCGTTCGACCCACTCCTCGAAGAACAGTCACCGGGCGACGGCGCACCGTTCGCGGGACAGAAAGCGGTGATGCACCGGACGATGGCCGACGTACTCGACGCCTACAGCGGCGGTGAGATGGGTGCGTCCGAAGCCGCCGACCGGATGTTCGGGGAGATGCGCCGGGCCGACTGGCTCCCGAAGCACGTCTACGACTGGGGCGACGAACGAGCGCGACACGTCGACTTCTCGGACCCCGAACTGGTCGGGGCACTCATCGAGTGGGGGAAAACCGACTCCCCCGACCGCCTCCGTGAGAACCTCTTCGATTTCGACGTCCCCGAGATGGCGTGA
- a CDS encoding SLC13 family permease, with the protein MRSILGSRRLALVTAVVLTAVVATVPTDSTLTVAGQYAVATMVFAAVLWVTGAIPLPLTALTVPILLTLFGVYPDFGDAVAGFADPVIFLLLAGFMFAEALQEHGVDRRIALAILVRFGTSARGLVLGVMVATALLSMVISNTATVAMMVPIVLGIIESVTDLTGTEPGDGDASNLQVGMLLGVAYAASIGGVGTLIGTPPNAIVVGQLNELLDFEITFVEWLAIGLPMVVVTLPVAWVLLTYVVYPPRRYDVSRAREQAREQLRSMGPLSPAARRTVAIFGLTALLWLLGGFESAFDGVLPEQWYVTLFGGAGETVFGTTGHAGVLYYVLVALVAIPTLVVSDAVAWDDLTDIDWGTLILLGGGISLANGLADTNATVWLADVTLNALTGTPLVVLLLVIVAMTVLVGELASNTAMAAILAPLLINVGPAYAGAVGTSSELASVFLAVTGAIAASYGFALPVATPPNAIVFGAGYVEREHMLRAGILLDVVVILITTGLAYLLIRVLWPVVLG; encoded by the coding sequence ATGAGGTCGATACTGGGCTCGCGTCGGCTGGCACTCGTGACCGCGGTCGTCCTGACGGCCGTCGTGGCGACGGTTCCGACCGACAGCACGCTCACCGTCGCCGGCCAGTACGCGGTCGCGACGATGGTGTTCGCGGCGGTGCTCTGGGTGACGGGTGCGATTCCGTTGCCGCTGACGGCGCTGACGGTGCCGATCCTCCTGACGCTGTTCGGCGTCTACCCGGACTTCGGCGACGCGGTCGCGGGCTTCGCGGACCCGGTCATCTTCCTGCTGCTCGCGGGGTTCATGTTCGCCGAGGCGCTCCAGGAACACGGCGTCGACCGACGGATCGCCCTCGCGATACTCGTCCGCTTCGGGACGTCTGCGCGGGGGCTCGTGCTCGGCGTCATGGTCGCGACGGCGCTGCTCTCGATGGTCATCTCGAACACGGCGACGGTCGCGATGATGGTCCCCATCGTGCTCGGCATCATCGAGAGCGTCACCGACCTGACGGGCACGGAGCCCGGGGATGGCGACGCCTCGAACCTCCAGGTCGGGATGCTGCTCGGGGTGGCGTACGCGGCGAGCATCGGCGGCGTCGGGACGCTGATCGGGACGCCGCCCAACGCCATCGTCGTCGGGCAGCTGAACGAGCTGCTCGACTTCGAGATCACCTTCGTCGAGTGGCTGGCCATCGGCCTGCCGATGGTGGTCGTCACGCTCCCGGTCGCGTGGGTGCTGCTGACCTACGTCGTCTACCCGCCGAGGCGGTACGACGTGAGCCGGGCGCGAGAACAGGCGCGGGAGCAGCTCCGGTCGATGGGCCCGCTCTCGCCCGCGGCGCGTCGAACCGTCGCCATCTTCGGGCTGACAGCCCTGCTGTGGCTGCTCGGTGGCTTCGAGTCCGCCTTCGACGGCGTGCTCCCGGAGCAGTGGTACGTCACGCTGTTCGGCGGGGCGGGCGAGACCGTGTTCGGGACCACCGGCCACGCGGGCGTCCTGTACTACGTGCTGGTCGCGCTCGTGGCGATCCCGACGCTGGTCGTCAGCGACGCGGTGGCCTGGGACGACCTCACCGACATCGACTGGGGGACGCTCATCCTCCTCGGCGGCGGTATCTCGCTGGCGAACGGGCTCGCGGACACGAACGCGACGGTCTGGCTCGCGGACGTCACCCTGAACGCGCTGACGGGGACGCCGCTCGTGGTGCTGTTGCTCGTCATCGTCGCGATGACCGTCCTCGTCGGCGAGCTGGCCTCGAACACCGCGATGGCGGCCATCCTCGCCCCCCTGCTCATCAACGTCGGCCCGGCGTACGCGGGTGCGGTCGGCACGTCGAGCGAACTCGCGTCGGTGTTCCTGGCCGTCACCGGTGCCATCGCGGCGAGCTACGGCTTCGCGCTGCCGGTCGCGACGCCGCCCAACGCCATCGTCTTCGGCGCTGGCTACGTCGAGCGCGAGCACATGCTCCGGGCCGGCATCCTGCTCGATGTCGTCGTCATTCTCATCACGACGGGGCTGGCGTACCTCCTGATCCGCGTGCTCTGGCCGGTCGTGCTCGGGTGA
- a CDS encoding DUF6360 family protein, producing the protein MADRLLKVNAYTTLDLVDATVRGHDFAEEVFAVCNATAARESPDHVKLQFELDNMTEDVLPAHTEELQLTPEQARTLAAELVEQADRVEASGDGS; encoded by the coding sequence ATGGCCGACCGACTGCTGAAGGTGAACGCCTACACGACGCTGGACCTCGTCGACGCGACGGTGCGCGGCCACGACTTCGCCGAAGAGGTGTTCGCGGTGTGCAACGCGACCGCGGCGAGAGAGTCGCCCGACCACGTCAAGCTCCAGTTCGAACTCGACAACATGACCGAGGACGTCCTGCCGGCGCACACGGAGGAGCTGCAGCTCACACCCGAGCAGGCCCGCACGCTCGCCGCCGAGCTGGTGGAGCAGGCGGACCGGGTCGAGGCGAGCGGCGACGGGTCGTAG